A single genomic interval of Fructobacillus americanaquae harbors:
- a CDS encoding adenylosuccinate synthase yields the protein MSSIVIAGAQWGDEGKGKITDFLSQKSDFVVRYAGGDNAGHTLVIDGKKLHVQLIPSGIFLHQVTNVIGTGVVVNPETLFNEINYLKENGVTVHNLKVSSRAQVIMPYHPLFDALQEGLKEEKIGTTHKGIGPAYQDKLDRIGIRIADLLEPKVLEKRLKQALKVKNLFLTKVYDREPLDFDKIFNQYKEYGEKLRPFVADTSYLINEALDNDKRVLFEGAQGIMLDIDHGTYPFVTSSNPIAGGAAVGAGIGPNRIDQVVGVAKVYCSRVGEGPFPTELFDEVGNTIRDVAHEYGVVTGRPRRIGWLDTVALRHAKRVSGLTQLSLNCLDVLSGFETVKVATHYKLDGQVIDHYPASEADLERCEPVYEELPGWSEDITKAKSLEDLPENARNYLKRVCEIVDLPLATFAVGPDRDATNVLTDLWESN from the coding sequence ATGTCTTCAATCGTGATTGCCGGCGCCCAATGGGGTGACGAAGGAAAAGGTAAAATTACAGACTTTCTCAGTCAGAAATCCGACTTCGTTGTCCGCTACGCGGGTGGCGACAACGCTGGCCATACATTGGTCATCGATGGTAAAAAACTCCACGTACAGTTGATTCCCTCAGGAATTTTCTTGCATCAGGTTACCAATGTAATTGGTACCGGTGTTGTGGTCAACCCAGAAACACTATTTAATGAAATTAACTATTTAAAGGAAAACGGTGTCACCGTTCATAACTTGAAGGTTTCTTCAAGAGCCCAAGTGATTATGCCTTATCATCCCCTTTTTGATGCTTTGCAAGAAGGTTTAAAGGAAGAAAAGATTGGAACGACCCACAAGGGAATCGGACCTGCCTACCAGGATAAGTTGGATCGAATTGGGATCCGCATTGCTGATTTGCTTGAACCAAAGGTTTTGGAAAAGCGCTTAAAGCAAGCACTGAAGGTGAAGAACTTGTTCTTGACCAAGGTTTATGACCGCGAACCCCTTGATTTTGATAAAATCTTCAACCAATACAAGGAATACGGCGAAAAGTTGCGTCCCTTTGTGGCCGACACTTCCTATTTAATTAACGAAGCTTTGGACAACGACAAGCGCGTTTTGTTCGAAGGCGCCCAGGGCATCATGTTGGACATCGACCATGGTACTTATCCATTCGTTACATCGTCTAACCCAATTGCTGGTGGTGCTGCCGTCGGTGCCGGAATTGGTCCAAACCGGATTGACCAAGTTGTTGGTGTTGCCAAGGTCTATTGCTCTCGTGTTGGTGAAGGTCCCTTCCCAACTGAATTGTTCGATGAAGTTGGCAATACCATCCGCGACGTCGCCCACGAATATGGCGTTGTCACGGGTCGTCCCCGCCGAATCGGTTGGTTGGACACGGTCGCTTTGCGTCATGCCAAGCGTGTTTCTGGCTTGACACAGCTTTCCTTGAACTGCTTGGATGTCTTGTCTGGCTTTGAAACCGTTAAGGTGGCCACACACTACAAGTTGGATGGCCAGGTCATCGACCACTACCCTGCTTCCGAAGCTGATTTGGAACGCTGCGAACCAGTTTATGAAGAATTGCCTGGTTGGTCAGAAGACATCACCAAGGCCAAGTCACTTGAGGACTTGCCTGAAAACGCTCGCAACTACTTGAAGCGCGTGTGCGAAATCGTTGACTTGCCTTTGGCAACCTTTGCCGTTGGTCCAGACCGCGATGCCACAAACGTCTTAACTGATTTGTGGGAAAGCAACTAA
- a CDS encoding DUF1542 domain-containing protein, whose product MILICLGGVELDTRKNKFQEEKHFKMYKAGKQWLVAGLATFALIGTAQIVSNNTVLDFGQSITAHAADTSSNYWFGQNTEYYKRYAETPNQSSVPKSSQMTWGYASTEIPRLANESNFQFSGLSYDQSTGKYTLTATLNVPLLTTGGSGRTSYFDMGFSNSLAAKTGNPNLLAANGSNTTLIAQNGVYSNQFSAGGNVGGTSTLTVQIDPVKVEPDDQITAMFSSDTGTTGYHAIFSVVRTLGYADFGEKFNNTLITQMKQNSTNAVNQSALSDKQKKAEQSAIDNVTVNDDFVNKLQTIDKDVAAKNKANSVSIDKQRATALQQYKDAHNVGQILNDIANDPTLTQSQKDAQSKQVNDAVDTISNNLNNAMDSDDVASVIADTSQDNAIATAYQPGTTLATQIKNAQDAIDTQLAKSQAAVDANSALSDAQKAAQKAALQKVANNAKNNIGTKTSADDINTAQTSGIKSLTDLDTAKPSAYSTLTNKANSAVATINGNQNLTDADKATRIAQVNDALKKVTDQIDQAIDAATVNSLAGSTDIDTAISQATSDNGVTPIDTQRKNANAAIDQTAADTKGKIASDANLSKTEKATQSANVDKAVEDAKNAIASGSAQVIADTVSKAQGIIAGSYVAGKPLPDRQKDAENALMNAASQAKTNLDAQVNHANNDINNNYLTDAQKAAQKQAIQDAADAAIKKINSATDADAVNQALSDGQNIVNNLNAEKLGAYIAVNTAVQNAETKINNNNDLTADQKKDRIAQIEAAKTTAENTIDSATDASVISGVPASGSGFDNAIKAATNFSGITSLTDQQATAAKAIDDANMAAKAKVDADKNLSDADKTAQKAALDTVAGQAKDAIAKTNTADGINQAQNAGETALMNLDKTADDASAAQKATDAHTAIDNNSALTQAQKDAFNQQIDQAKNAAQDAINQATDPTTAAQAVANGSDYVNKLADIAKQAGQVPSVADQQATAAKAIDDANMAAKAKVDADKNLSDADKTAQKAALDTVAGQAKDAIAKANTADGINQAQNAGETALMNLDKTADDASAAQKATDAHTAIDNNSALTQAQKDAFNQQIDQAKNAAQDAINQATDPTTAAQAVANGSDYVNKLADIAKQAGQVPSVADQQATAAKAIDDANMAAKAKVDADKNLSDADKTAQKAALDTVAGQAKDAIAKANTADGINQAQNAGETALMNLDKTADDASAAQKATDAHTAIDNNSALTQAQKDAFNQQIDQAKNAAQDAINQATDPTTAAQAVANGSDYVNKLADIAKQAGQVPSVADQQATAAKAIDDANMAAKAKVDADKNLSDADKTAQKAALDTVAGQAKDAIAKANTADGINQAQNAGETALMNLDKTADDASAAQKATDAHTAIDNNSALTQAQKDAFNQQIDQAKNAAQDAINQATDPTTAAQAVANGSDYVNKLADIAKQAGQVPSVADQQATAAKAIDDANMAAKAKVDADKNLSDADKTAQKAALDTVAGQAKDAIAKTNTADGINQAQNAGETALMNLDKTADDASAVQKATDAHTAIDNNSALTQAQKDAFNQQIDQAKNAAQDAINQATDPTTAAQAVANGSDYVNKLADIAKQAGQVPSLADQTKAAIEKLTEAVNQAKGALTGPDEDAQKQALDKALSDGTANLNAQTSADDLNKMLSNAVNNVENLNKNKTDALADLDAQAQKAIETINSNSAFTDDEKAARVAAVNKALQDVHDGVNTATDLSGVDAAHNSSTFPEALNNAISDAGVQTLADRKSDAQKALQDEADRAKDTVDSNQALSDAQKKAQKQAIDQALNTAQEQIAAATKATDVDVAKAANLPVFNSLNNAKTDAHHVEDKAYNDAKATIQNNSDLTDSEKQNRINDLVKAHQAASDAIDQAVTPDEIKGASETAAFNNAVKTATDFSGVTPLTERKQAGIATINAAEQKAIDEVNANTKLDADAKDRQIAVLKQQAQDAIAKLNSQTNAQGVVDFVPTVAIAFENLNQSKVNARAKLQENASATKSAIDDDDNLSNAEKQAQKDAVDVALQQAVTDVDNGQDVSTVNEIPIGSTVVKAINQGHVSSTKTPAQQENDLNVQIDDQAAKIKAEIDADVTLKAADKALQQQAVDNFVAETKAKIAGLTKYQDRLDVANQTLDNLKNLHQLGKPLVEQKAEALSAIDQKADQIRAQIANDSRLTQTQKDLDYQLVADAVAKAKAQVNGALNADDIMVGQYYGTAQLEAAYQRKVQEQYAEKQVTTSVLPQTSETDENRDGALITSALLASITGFFLGQANKRRKEDK is encoded by the coding sequence ATGATATTAATATGTCTTGGAGGCGTTGAATTGGATACTAGAAAAAATAAATTTCAAGAAGAAAAGCATTTTAAAATGTACAAAGCTGGAAAGCAGTGGCTGGTGGCAGGGTTGGCAACGTTTGCTCTCATCGGGACGGCCCAGATTGTGTCAAATAATACAGTGCTTGACTTTGGGCAGAGCATTACAGCCCATGCCGCTGATACGTCGTCGAACTATTGGTTTGGTCAAAATACTGAATATTACAAACGTTATGCTGAGACACCTAATCAATCGTCTGTACCAAAAAGCTCCCAAATGACGTGGGGTTACGCATCTACCGAAATTCCACGATTGGCAAATGAATCAAATTTTCAATTTTCTGGTTTGAGTTATGATCAATCAACTGGTAAATATACTTTAACGGCTACTTTGAATGTTCCGTTGTTAACAACTGGTGGTTCTGGTCGTACTTCCTATTTTGACATGGGCTTTTCAAATTCTTTGGCAGCAAAGACTGGTAATCCCAATTTGTTGGCTGCCAATGGGTCGAACACGACCTTGATAGCACAAAATGGTGTTTATAGTAACCAATTTAGTGCTGGCGGAAACGTTGGTGGAACATCTACTTTAACGGTACAAATTGACCCTGTTAAGGTTGAACCAGATGACCAAATCACGGCGATGTTTTCATCTGATACGGGGACTACTGGTTATCACGCCATTTTCTCTGTCGTTCGTACCTTGGGATATGCTGATTTTGGTGAAAAATTCAATAACACGTTAATTACTCAAATGAAGCAAAATTCAACGAATGCCGTTAATCAATCAGCATTGTCAGATAAGCAGAAAAAAGCTGAGCAATCAGCTATTGATAACGTCACCGTAAACGATGATTTCGTTAATAAATTGCAAACCATTGATAAAGATGTTGCTGCCAAAAATAAGGCTAACAGCGTTTCGATTGATAAACAGCGTGCTACAGCCTTGCAACAATATAAAGATGCACACAATGTGGGTCAGATTTTGAATGACATTGCTAACGATCCAACGTTGACTCAATCCCAGAAAGATGCTCAATCCAAGCAGGTTAATGATGCAGTTGATACGATTTCAAATAATTTGAACAATGCCATGGATTCGGATGATGTTGCTAGCGTGATCGCGGACACGTCACAGGATAACGCAATTGCAACAGCTTACCAACCGGGCACCACTTTAGCAACGCAAATCAAGAATGCTCAAGATGCGATTGATACTCAGTTGGCGAAGTCGCAGGCAGCGGTTGATGCTAATTCGGCATTGAGTGATGCACAAAAGGCCGCTCAAAAAGCCGCTTTGCAGAAAGTTGCCAATAATGCTAAGAACAATATTGGGACTAAAACTAGTGCTGATGATATTAATACGGCTCAAACTTCTGGCATTAAAAGTTTGACTGATTTAGATACAGCGAAGCCGTCGGCTTATAGTACGTTGACAAACAAGGCCAATAGTGCTGTTGCGACGATTAACGGTAATCAAAATTTGACTGATGCTGACAAAGCCACACGGATTGCTCAAGTCAATGATGCCTTAAAGAAGGTTACTGACCAAATTGACCAGGCTATAGATGCTGCGACTGTTAATAGCTTGGCTGGTAGTACTGACATAGATACAGCCATTTCACAAGCAACTTCAGACAATGGGGTGACGCCTATTGACACTCAGCGCAAAAATGCTAATGCTGCGATTGACCAGACTGCCGCTGATACTAAGGGAAAAATTGCTTCTGATGCAAACTTGAGCAAAACAGAAAAGGCGACTCAAAGTGCCAATGTTGACAAAGCTGTAGAAGATGCTAAGAATGCTATTGCCAGTGGTTCAGCTCAAGTGATTGCTGATACTGTATCGAAGGCGCAAGGAATAATTGCTGGTAGCTACGTCGCTGGGAAACCATTGCCTGATCGGCAAAAAGATGCTGAAAATGCTTTGATGAATGCGGCTTCCCAAGCTAAAACAAATTTGGACGCACAAGTAAATCACGCAAATAATGATATTAACAACAATTATTTGACTGACGCCCAAAAGGCTGCTCAAAAGCAAGCAATTCAAGACGCAGCTGACGCTGCCATCAAAAAGATTAATTCAGCAACGGATGCCGATGCTGTGAATCAAGCGTTGTCAGATGGACAAAATATTGTTAATAACTTGAATGCTGAAAAGCTGGGGGCTTACATTGCTGTCAACACAGCAGTTCAAAATGCAGAAACAAAAATTAACAATAATAATGATTTGACAGCTGATCAAAAGAAAGACCGCATTGCTCAAATCGAAGCAGCTAAGACGACTGCAGAGAATACTATCGATTCGGCAACTGATGCTAGTGTAATTTCAGGAGTGCCGGCAAGTGGATCAGGCTTTGATAATGCTATTAAGGCTGCAACAAACTTTTCCGGTATAACATCATTGACTGACCAACAAGCAACAGCTGCCAAGGCTATTGATGATGCCAACATGGCAGCTAAAGCTAAGGTTGATGCCGATAAGAATTTGAGTGATGCTGATAAGACAGCTCAAAAAGCGGCCTTGGATACGGTTGCAGGTCAGGCAAAGGATGCGATTGCAAAGACAAACACAGCTGATGGTATCAACCAGGCACAAAATGCTGGAGAAACAGCCTTAATGAACCTGGATAAGACGGCTGATGATGCTAGTGCGGCACAGAAAGCAACGGATGCGCACACTGCAATTGATAACAATTCAGCTTTGACGCAAGCGCAAAAGGACGCTTTCAATCAGCAAATTGATCAAGCAAAGAATGCGGCACAGGATGCTATTAACCAGGCAACGGATCCAACAACTGCTGCCCAGGCAGTAGCCAATGGTAGTGATTATGTCAATAAGTTAGCAGACATTGCTAAGCAAGCTGGTCAGGTGCCATCTGTTGCAGACCAACAAGCAACAGCTGCCAAGGCTATTGATGATGCCAACATGGCAGCTAAAGCTAAGGTTGATGCCGATAAGAATTTGAGTGATGCTGATAAGACAGCTCAAAAAGCGGCCTTGGATACGGTTGCAGGTCAGGCAAAGGATGCGATTGCAAAGGCAAACACAGCTGATGGTATCAACCAGGCACAAAATGCTGGAGAAACAGCCTTAATGAACCTGGATAAGACGGCTGATGATGCTAGTGCGGCACAGAAAGCAACGGATGCGCACACTGCAATTGATAACAATTCAGCTTTGACGCAAGCGCAAAAGGACGCTTTCAATCAGCAAATTGATCAAGCAAAGAATGCGGCACAGGATGCTATTAACCAGGCAACGGATCCAACAACTGCTGCCCAGGCAGTAGCCAATGGTAGTGATTATGTCAATAAGTTAGCAGACATTGCTAAGCAAGCTGGTCAGGTGCCATCTGTTGCAGACCAACAAGCAACAGCTGCCAAGGCTATTGATGATGCCAACATGGCAGCTAAAGCTAAGGTTGATGCCGATAAGAATTTGAGTGATGCTGATAAGACAGCTCAAAAAGCGGCCTTGGATACGGTTGCAGGTCAGGCAAAGGATGCGATTGCAAAGGCAAACACAGCTGATGGTATCAACCAGGCACAAAATGCTGGAGAAACAGCCTTAATGAACCTGGATAAGACGGCTGATGATGCTAGTGCGGCACAGAAAGCAACGGATGCGCACACTGCAATTGATAACAATTCAGCTTTGACGCAAGCGCAAAAGGACGCTTTCAATCAGCAAATTGATCAAGCAAAGAATGCGGCACAGGATGCTATTAACCAGGCAACGGATCCAACAACTGCTGCCCAGGCAGTAGCCAATGGTAGTGATTATGTCAATAAGTTAGCAGACATTGCTAAGCAAGCTGGTCAGGTGCCATCTGTTGCAGACCAACAAGCAACAGCTGCCAAGGCTATTGATGATGCCAACATGGCAGCTAAAGCTAAGGTTGATGCCGATAAGAATTTGAGTGATGCTGATAAGACAGCTCAAAAAGCGGCCTTGGATACGGTTGCAGGTCAGGCAAAGGATGCGATTGCAAAGGCAAACACAGCTGATGGTATCAACCAGGCACAAAATGCTGGAGAAACAGCCTTAATGAACCTGGATAAGACGGCTGATGATGCTAGTGCGGCACAGAAAGCAACGGATGCGCACACTGCAATTGATAACAATTCAGCTTTGACGCAAGCGCAAAAGGACGCTTTCAATCAGCAAATTGATCAAGCAAAGAATGCGGCACAGGATGCTATTAACCAGGCAACGGATCCAACAACTGCTGCCCAGGCAGTAGCCAATGGTAGTGATTATGTCAATAAGTTAGCAGACATTGCTAAGCAAGCTGGTCAGGTGCCATCTGTTGCAGACCAACAAGCAACAGCTGCCAAGGCTATTGATGATGCCAACATGGCAGCTAAAGCTAAGGTTGATGCCGATAAGAATTTGAGTGATGCTGATAAGACAGCTCAAAAAGCGGCCTTGGATACGGTTGCAGGTCAGGCAAAGGATGCGATTGCAAAGACAAACACAGCTGATGGTATCAACCAGGCACAAAATGCTGGAGAAACAGCCTTAATGAACCTGGATAAGACGGCTGATGATGCTAGTGCGGTACAGAAAGCAACGGATGCGCACACTGCAATTGATAACAATTCAGCTTTGACGCAAGCGCAAAAGGACGCTTTCAATCAGCAAATTGATCAAGCAAAGAATGCGGCACAGGATGCTATTAACCAGGCAACGGATCCAACAACTGCTGCCCAGGCAGTAGCCAATGGTAGTGATTATGTCAATAAGTTAGCAGACATTGCTAAGCAAGCTGGTCAGGTGCCATCATTAGCTGATCAAACAAAGGCTGCCATTGAAAAGCTGACTGAAGCAGTTAACCAAGCGAAAGGGGCATTAACAGGTCCTGACGAGGATGCTCAAAAGCAGGCATTGGATAAGGCTTTGTCTGATGGCACAGCTAATTTGAATGCTCAGACAAGTGCTGATGACTTAAATAAAATGCTCTCTAACGCGGTGAACAACGTTGAGAACTTGAACAAGAATAAAACGGATGCCTTGGCGGATTTAGATGCTCAAGCTCAGAAGGCCATAGAGACGATTAACTCTAATTCAGCATTTACAGATGATGAAAAGGCAGCACGAGTAGCAGCAGTTAATAAGGCGCTTCAAGACGTTCATGATGGAGTTAATACAGCTACTGATTTGTCTGGTGTCGATGCAGCACATAATTCTTCTACTTTCCCTGAGGCATTGAACAATGCAATATCTGATGCTGGTGTGCAAACCTTAGCAGATCGTAAGAGTGATGCACAGAAAGCACTTCAAGATGAGGCAGATCGGGCTAAGGACACAGTTGATTCTAATCAAGCTTTGAGTGACGCTCAAAAAAAAGCTCAAAAGCAGGCTATTGATCAAGCATTGAACACTGCACAGGAGCAGATTGCTGCTGCGACAAAGGCCACGGACGTAGATGTGGCCAAGGCTGCTAATTTACCAGTATTTAATTCGTTGAATAATGCCAAAACGGATGCTCATCATGTAGAAGATAAGGCATACAATGATGCGAAGGCCACAATTCAAAATAATAGTGATTTGACGGATTCTGAAAAACAGAATCGAATCAATGATCTGGTTAAGGCTCATCAAGCAGCTAGTGATGCCATCGATCAGGCAGTGACACCAGATGAAATCAAAGGAGCGTCGGAGACAGCTGCCTTTAACAATGCCGTCAAGACAGCAACTGATTTTTCAGGTGTAACTCCTTTGACAGAACGCAAGCAAGCAGGTATCGCTACGATTAATGCTGCTGAACAAAAGGCTATTGATGAAGTGAATGCCAATACAAAGTTAGATGCCGATGCTAAGGATCGGCAGATTGCCGTTTTGAAACAACAAGCACAAGATGCGATTGCTAAGTTGAATTCTCAGACTAACGCTCAAGGGGTTGTTGACTTTGTACCAACGGTTGCAATAGCCTTTGAAAACTTAAATCAATCAAAGGTTAATGCTCGAGCTAAACTGCAAGAAAATGCATCAGCAACAAAGTCAGCTATTGATGACGACGATAACTTGAGTAATGCTGAAAAGCAAGCTCAAAAAGATGCTGTTGATGTTGCTTTGCAGCAAGCAGTAACTGACGTTGATAATGGTCAAGATGTTTCAACGGTTAACGAAATTCCGATCGGTTCAACTGTTGTTAAGGCAATTAATCAAGGACATGTGAGTTCAACGAAGACACCTGCCCAACAAGAAAATGATCTCAACGTCCAAATTGATGACCAGGCAGCGAAGATTAAGGCTGAAATTGATGCTGATGTAACGCTTAAGGCTGCTGATAAGGCTTTACAACAACAGGCGGTTGATAATTTTGTCGCTGAGACAAAGGCAAAGATTGCTGGATTAACTAAGTATCAGGATCGATTGGATGTGGCTAATCAAACTTTGGATAACCTTAAAAATCTTCATCAACTGGGGAAGCCGTTAGTTGAGCAAAAAGCTGAAGCACTTTCAGCTATCGATCAGAAGGCAGACCAAATTCGGGCACAGATTGCCAATGATAGTCGCTTGACTCAAACGCAAAAGGATTTGGATTACCAACTTGTTGCTGATGCCGTTGCTAAAGCCAAGGCTCAAGTTAATGGTGCTTTGAATGCGGATGATATTATGGTTGGTCAATATTATGGTACAGCTCAGCTCGAAGCTGCATACCAGCGGAAGGTACAAGAACAATATGCCGAAAAGCAAGTGACTACTTCTGTCTTGCCACAAACTAGTGAAACAGATGAAAATCGCGATGGAGCACTTATCACAAGTGCGCTGTTGGCTTCTATAACTGGTTTCTTCCTTGGTCAGGCTAATAAGCGTCGTAAGGAAGATAAGTAA
- a CDS encoding GMP reductase has protein sequence MKTFDYDAIRLLPKKSVLKSRLEADTSVTLGNHTFKLPVMPANMATVIDENLAEWLASNGYFYVMHRFQPETRFDFVQNIQSKGLIASISLGITDGEYALIDQFKEAQITPDYITIDVAHGHSDYVIKMVTYIKENLPDAFLIVGNLGTPEAIVEIEAAGADATKVGIGPGKACITKDKTGFGTNGWQLAAIAQCAQVATKPIIADGGIRHNGDIAKSIRFGATMVMVGSMFAGHDETPGDLIEQDGKTYKAYFGSASAYQKGHSHNVEGRKLLVPYKGPIQNTLTEMEEDIQSAISYAGGRDLNSLKTVDYVVLTDY, from the coding sequence ATGAAAACCTTTGATTACGATGCTATTCGTCTTTTACCTAAAAAATCAGTCTTGAAGTCTCGCCTTGAAGCCGATACTTCTGTAACTCTTGGAAACCACACCTTCAAGTTGCCCGTTATGCCAGCCAACATGGCCACGGTTATCGATGAAAACTTGGCCGAATGGTTAGCTTCCAATGGCTACTTCTACGTGATGCACCGCTTCCAACCCGAAACGCGCTTTGACTTCGTTCAAAACATCCAATCTAAGGGCTTGATTGCGTCCATTAGTCTTGGGATTACGGATGGCGAATACGCCTTAATTGATCAATTCAAGGAAGCACAAATCACACCGGACTACATCACCATCGATGTTGCCCACGGTCATTCCGACTATGTCATCAAGATGGTGACTTATATTAAGGAAAACTTGCCAGATGCCTTCTTGATTGTTGGTAACTTGGGAACACCAGAAGCCATCGTTGAAATCGAAGCTGCCGGTGCCGATGCAACCAAGGTCGGAATCGGACCTGGTAAGGCCTGCATCACCAAGGACAAGACTGGCTTTGGAACCAATGGGTGGCAATTAGCCGCCATCGCCCAATGCGCCCAGGTAGCCACTAAGCCAATCATCGCCGATGGTGGTATCCGCCACAACGGCGACATCGCTAAGTCAATTCGCTTTGGCGCAACAATGGTCATGGTCGGTTCAATGTTTGCCGGTCACGATGAAACGCCTGGTGACTTGATTGAACAGGATGGCAAGACTTACAAGGCTTACTTTGGTTCTGCTTCAGCTTACCAAAAGGGTCACTCCCACAATGTGGAAGGTCGCAAGTTGTTGGTGCCTTACAAGGGCCCTATCCAAAACACTTTGACCGAAATGGAAGAAGACATCCAGTCAGCGATTTCTTATGCCGGTGGTCGTGATTTGAACAGCCTTAAGACAGTCGACTACGTTGTCCTAACTGACTATTAA
- the purB gene encoding adenylosuccinate lyase, protein MLDRYSRPAMREIWSLQNQYQTWLDVEIAIDEAWSKLGEIPAEDVEKIRQNATFDVARIEEIEAVTHHDIVAFTRTVSESLGAEKKWIHFGVTSTDVVDTAYGVRLKQANAILEQDLEKFIAVLKKKAIEHRDTVMIGRTHGVQAEPTTFGLKIARFYSEMERNLVRFKTAARGVEAGKISGAVGTFANIPPEIEQYVCERLGLHAQEISSQVLPRDLHADYMATLALIASSMEGFAVEIRSLQRSEIHEVEEKFAKGQKGSSAMPHKRNPIGSENICGLARVVRGQMLTAYENIPLWHERDISHSSAERMILPDSTSLLDYMLNRFMKIIDTLTVFPERMKANMDLTYGLIYSQRVLLKLIETGMARETAYDLVQPLTARSWDEGRSFKELVEGDPIISTHLSQAQIDDAFDYHYHLSQVAAIFKRLGLA, encoded by the coding sequence ATGTTAGACCGTTATAGTCGACCAGCCATGCGTGAGATTTGGTCCTTACAAAATCAGTACCAAACTTGGTTGGATGTTGAAATTGCCATTGATGAAGCCTGGTCAAAGTTGGGTGAAATTCCAGCCGAAGATGTTGAAAAGATTCGTCAAAATGCCACCTTTGATGTTGCCCGCATTGAAGAAATTGAGGCGGTCACCCATCACGACATTGTTGCTTTTACTCGAACAGTTTCAGAATCTTTGGGGGCTGAAAAGAAGTGGATTCACTTCGGTGTCACGAGTACGGACGTTGTTGACACTGCTTATGGTGTCCGTCTGAAGCAGGCTAACGCCATCTTAGAGCAAGACCTGGAAAAATTCATTGCAGTTTTGAAAAAAAAGGCAATTGAACATCGGGATACGGTCATGATTGGTCGGACACATGGGGTCCAAGCTGAGCCAACCACTTTTGGTTTGAAGATTGCTCGTTTCTATTCTGAAATGGAGCGGAATTTGGTTCGATTCAAGACGGCAGCCCGAGGTGTCGAAGCTGGTAAAATTTCTGGTGCTGTGGGAACTTTTGCTAACATTCCACCTGAAATTGAACAGTATGTCTGCGAACGCTTAGGCTTGCATGCACAAGAAATTTCATCACAAGTTTTGCCACGGGATTTGCATGCCGACTACATGGCGACATTGGCCTTGATTGCTTCTAGCATGGAAGGGTTTGCTGTGGAAATTCGGTCATTACAACGCTCCGAAATTCATGAAGTTGAAGAAAAATTTGCCAAGGGTCAAAAGGGCTCATCAGCAATGCCACATAAACGTAATCCAATTGGTTCGGAGAACATCTGCGGTTTGGCACGCGTCGTTCGGGGTCAAATGTTGACTGCCTACGAAAACATTCCTTTGTGGCATGAACGGGATATTTCACACTCTTCAGCCGAACGGATGATTTTGCCAGACAGCACATCCTTGTTGGACTATATGTTGAACCGTTTTATGAAGATTATCGATACCTTGACTGTCTTCCCAGAACGAATGAAGGCCAACATGGATTTGACATATGGTTTGATCTATAGTCAACGTGTCTTGTTGAAGTTGATTGAGACGGGGATGGCCCGGGAAACTGCCTATGATTTGGTTCAACCGTTGACAGCACGGTCATGGGATGAAGGCCGATCATTTAAGGAGTTGGTTGAAGGGGATCCAATAATTAGTACCCACTTGTCACAAGCACAAATTGATGACGCCTTTGACTATCATTATCACTTGAGCCAAGTTGCCGCCATTTTTAAGCGCTTGGGTTTGGCTTAG